The Desulfosoma sp. genome has a segment encoding these proteins:
- a CDS encoding alpha/beta fold hydrolase: MRVESLTFENLHGQKLSGRLDTPSEATPEALVLFAHCFTCSKNLTAVVHISRALTNAGYAVFRFDFTGLGESEGDFAKSSFVSHVDDVEAAAHYLAQQGLAPGVLVGHSLGGTAVLHAAPSVHSCRAVAVIGAPFNPTHVSRLLHPHRKTLQRDGAVEIVLGGKTVRIGRGFLEEIPDEEIERRLAGIRQPLLVLHAPEDTVVSVENGERLFRAARHPKSFVALSGADHLLSDKKDAQYVGEVLAVWAKRFILTS; the protein is encoded by the coding sequence ATGCGCGTGGAATCCCTGACTTTTGAAAACCTTCATGGTCAAAAACTTTCCGGTCGCTTGGACACCCCTTCTGAGGCAACTCCTGAAGCCCTTGTGCTTTTCGCCCATTGCTTCACATGTTCCAAAAATCTTACGGCCGTGGTGCACATCTCCCGGGCTCTGACCAACGCCGGGTATGCCGTGTTTCGTTTTGATTTCACAGGGCTTGGAGAAAGCGAAGGGGATTTCGCCAAAAGCAGTTTCGTTTCTCATGTCGATGATGTGGAAGCGGCAGCCCATTATCTTGCGCAACAGGGGTTGGCGCCCGGTGTCCTTGTGGGTCATTCGCTGGGTGGAACCGCCGTTTTGCACGCAGCACCTTCGGTTCATTCGTGCCGCGCGGTGGCGGTCATCGGAGCTCCTTTCAATCCTACCCATGTCTCTCGACTCCTTCACCCTCATCGAAAAACCCTGCAGCGTGACGGCGCTGTGGAAATTGTTCTCGGTGGAAAGACGGTTCGAATAGGCCGAGGGTTCCTGGAAGAAATTCCCGATGAGGAAATCGAACGGCGTTTGGCCGGTATTCGGCAACCTCTCCTTGTCTTGCACGCTCCAGAAGACACGGTGGTTTCTGTGGAAAACGGGGAACGGCTTTTTCGTGCGGCACGGCACCCAAAGAGTTTTGTCGCTTTGTCCGGAGCGGATCATCTGCTTTCGGACAAAAAGGATGCCCAATACGTGGGGGAAGTCCTTGCCGTATGGGCAAAACGTTTTATTTTGACGTCATAA
- a CDS encoding phosphatidate cytidylyltransferase: MTTSTWSSHAKRWVTGLGLAIPLVALLAYGPLWLWAVVVTAAALVGLWEYETMIQSPALTPRELTFSMTVGGVFPLAAWLFGTAGILVWAVAAVFAMWAKQLALAPLTREALHRALISLGGWFYVAMPLGFVMLLGALPNGRSWMFFVLFVIVFGDVGAYYTGKTIGRRKLYEAVSPKKTVEGAVGGLIASAVMGTGFGLLFLRDTGASVPALFMVSIVTELVAQAGDLMESLLKRMAGCKDSSALLPGHGGLLDRLDSLLFAFPTVWMYAQGLA; the protein is encoded by the coding sequence ATGACCACCTCAACATGGAGTTCCCACGCCAAACGATGGGTCACGGGCCTGGGCTTGGCTATTCCTCTGGTGGCCTTGTTGGCTTATGGGCCTCTATGGCTTTGGGCCGTGGTGGTGACCGCCGCAGCCTTGGTGGGTCTTTGGGAATACGAAACCATGATCCAGTCTCCAGCTTTGACCCCGCGTGAACTCACGTTTTCCATGACCGTTGGCGGCGTGTTTCCCTTGGCGGCCTGGCTTTTCGGCACGGCAGGAATTTTGGTATGGGCGGTCGCTGCCGTCTTTGCCATGTGGGCGAAACAACTGGCCTTAGCCCCACTTACGCGGGAAGCCCTGCACAGAGCCCTTATCAGCCTCGGCGGCTGGTTTTATGTGGCGATGCCCTTAGGTTTTGTCATGCTTTTAGGGGCCTTGCCCAATGGTCGATCCTGGATGTTTTTTGTGCTTTTTGTCATCGTTTTTGGTGATGTGGGAGCTTATTATACAGGCAAGACCATCGGGCGTCGAAAGCTCTACGAAGCGGTCAGCCCCAAGAAAACGGTGGAAGGGGCTGTGGGTGGACTTATCGCTTCAGCGGTGATGGGCACGGGGTTTGGTCTTCTGTTTCTTCGAGACACAGGAGCAAGCGTACCGGCGCTTTTCATGGTCTCGATTGTGACGGAACTGGTGGCGCAGGCTGGGGATCTTATGGAATCCCTGCTTAAACGCATGGCCGGCTGTAAAGATTCCAGCGCCCTTTTGCCGGGACACGGCGGATTGCTGGATCGCTTGGACAGCTTGCTTTTTGCGTTTCCCACCGTGTGGATGTACGCGCAAGGGTTGGCTTGA
- the cysQ gene encoding 3'(2'),5'-bisphosphate nucleotidase CysQ: MHAWLSDLEDLVRSAGDAVLDVYHSEFAVTTKEDRTPLTLADQRSHAILVEGLRRIDPTIPVLSEEGAEIPYEERKHWTRFWLVDPLDGTKEFIRRNGEFTINVALIENGRPVLGLVLVPDQQRLLLGDVLNGCLEKHEGFTRKVVLKEPEAAQPLVVVATRSHPTPEMEVFFRHLPPHERLSRGSALKFCAVAAGEAHCYPRFGPTWEWDTAAGHAVVEAAGGVVVDPQGKPLRYNKPALINGYFLVGPSLAWMETVGILAAARAACPIGNHQS; this comes from the coding sequence ATGCATGCGTGGCTTTCGGACCTGGAAGATCTGGTGCGCTCCGCCGGGGATGCCGTCCTGGACGTGTATCATTCTGAATTTGCCGTGACCACTAAAGAAGACCGCACCCCTTTGACCCTTGCGGACCAAAGATCCCATGCGATTCTCGTTGAAGGGTTACGCCGAATCGACCCGACAATTCCGGTGCTTTCTGAAGAGGGGGCTGAGATTCCCTATGAGGAACGAAAACACTGGACTAGGTTTTGGCTCGTGGACCCTCTGGACGGGACCAAGGAATTCATTCGAAGAAACGGAGAATTTACCATCAATGTGGCTTTGATCGAAAACGGGCGGCCGGTGCTGGGATTGGTTCTGGTACCCGATCAGCAACGCTTGCTTCTGGGCGACGTGTTGAACGGATGCCTGGAAAAACATGAAGGATTCACTCGAAAGGTGGTGCTTAAGGAACCCGAGGCGGCCCAGCCTCTGGTGGTGGTGGCCACCCGTTCCCACCCCACACCGGAAATGGAAGTTTTCTTTCGGCACCTACCGCCTCATGAAAGGCTGTCGCGCGGAAGCGCCTTAAAGTTTTGCGCTGTGGCCGCCGGTGAAGCCCATTGTTATCCTCGGTTCGGACCCACCTGGGAATGGGATACAGCCGCCGGTCATGCCGTGGTGGAAGCCGCCGGTGGTGTGGTGGTGGATCCTCAGGGAAAGCCTCTGCGATACAACAAACCCGCTTTGATCAATGGGTATTTTTTGGTAGGGCCAAGCCTTGCCTGGATGGAAACCGTCGGCATTTTGGCCGCCGCACGCGCCGCCTGCCCGATTGGGAATCACCAATCGTGA
- a CDS encoding transporter: MRRKHFLTKKALTVSICFMCWIGTMAPASSFAYDLPPVNLGFTSFLDGGPPAGPGFYFTQYLQYWRSETFRDKNGDRLFPSMVNEDLSVWISLTQFIYQSNQPILLGGKWGVDVILPYVSPDLDYAISAPLPQANSSGFGDLLIGPFLQWDPIMGQAGPRFMHRVEFQMIFPTGKYDANREINPGSNFFSFNPYWAGTLFLTPRWTVSTRIHYLWNAKNTDPNRAFGDADDTQAGQAVHLNFASAYEILAQKMRLGLNGYYLKQITDTQVDGRDLKGRKEQVFALGPGFVLHFSKDTHFFFNLYFETAAENRPEGERLNFRIVHHF; encoded by the coding sequence ATGCGCAGAAAACACTTTCTGACCAAAAAGGCACTAACCGTGTCGATCTGTTTCATGTGCTGGATCGGCACTATGGCACCCGCTTCCTCTTTTGCTTACGATCTTCCTCCCGTCAACCTGGGTTTCACCAGTTTTCTGGACGGCGGCCCTCCTGCCGGCCCTGGCTTTTATTTCACGCAATACCTGCAATATTGGAGGTCTGAGACCTTTCGCGACAAGAACGGCGATCGCCTGTTTCCCAGCATGGTTAATGAAGACTTGAGTGTGTGGATCAGCCTCACACAGTTCATCTATCAGAGCAATCAGCCCATTCTTTTAGGCGGCAAATGGGGTGTCGATGTCATTCTTCCCTACGTGTCCCCCGACCTGGATTATGCCATCAGCGCTCCACTACCCCAGGCCAACAGCTCGGGCTTTGGAGACCTGCTTATCGGCCCTTTTCTGCAATGGGATCCCATTATGGGCCAGGCAGGACCACGATTTATGCATCGTGTTGAATTTCAAATGATTTTTCCCACGGGAAAATACGATGCCAACCGGGAAATCAATCCGGGAAGTAATTTCTTTAGTTTCAATCCCTACTGGGCCGGCACCTTGTTTCTAACGCCGCGCTGGACGGTCAGCACCAGGATTCATTATTTGTGGAACGCCAAAAACACCGATCCGAATCGAGCCTTTGGCGACGCCGACGATACGCAGGCTGGGCAGGCCGTGCACCTGAATTTCGCTTCCGCCTACGAGATCCTTGCTCAAAAGATGCGCCTGGGCCTTAACGGCTATTACCTTAAACAAATCACGGACACTCAGGTGGACGGTAGGGACCTGAAGGGCCGCAAAGAACAAGTTTTTGCTTTAGGACCAGGGTTTGTGCTGCATTTTTCCAAAGACACACATTTTTTCTTTAACCTGTATTTTGAAACGGCTGCGGAGAATCGACCCGAAGGGGAAAGGCTCAATTTCCGTATCGTCCATCATTTTTAA
- the frr gene encoding ribosome recycling factor, producing MLSEVFEDAKDRMQKAVGTLEKEFKRLRTGRASVSLVDGIRVEYYGTPTPLNQLATLTVPEPRTIMIQPWDQSCLGEVEKAIMKSELGLTPMNDGKVIRIHVPPLTEERRRDLVKLVRKMAEEAKVAVRNIRRDANEMIKDLKKEKEISEDEQFKGQEEVQKITDDFIKKIDELSAAKEKEILEI from the coding sequence ATGCTCAGTGAAGTCTTTGAAGATGCCAAAGACCGCATGCAGAAAGCCGTTGGGACCCTGGAAAAGGAATTCAAAAGGCTTCGAACGGGGAGAGCGTCGGTGTCCTTGGTGGACGGCATTCGCGTGGAATATTACGGCACACCGACTCCGCTGAACCAGTTGGCCACCCTGACGGTTCCGGAACCTCGAACCATCATGATTCAACCGTGGGATCAAAGCTGTCTCGGTGAAGTGGAAAAGGCCATCATGAAATCCGAACTGGGCTTGACTCCCATGAACGACGGCAAGGTGATCCGTATCCATGTGCCGCCCTTGACCGAAGAACGGCGCCGGGATTTGGTCAAGCTGGTTCGAAAGATGGCGGAAGAAGCCAAGGTCGCCGTGCGCAACATTCGGCGCGACGCCAATGAAATGATCAAAGACTTGAAAAAGGAAAAAGAGATCTCCGAGGACGAACAGTTCAAGGGCCAGGAAGAAGTCCAGAAAATTACGGACGATTTCATCAAAAAGATCGATGAACTGAGCGCCGCCAAGGAAAAAGAAATCCTCGAGATCTAA
- a CDS encoding TrpB-like pyridoxal phosphate-dependent enzyme, translated as MEQIKVFLDESEMPRQWYNIQADLPTPLRPPLHPATGQPIKPEDLAPVFPMNLIEQEVSTERWIPIPEPVLEKYALWRPTPLYRARGLEKALGTPAKIYYKNEGVSPPGSHKPNTAVAQAYYNKVFGIKRLSTETGAGQWGSALSMACQMFGLQCRVFMVKVSYNQKPYRRSMMETWGAECIPSPSDRTQAGRKILAQNPDSPGSLGIAISEAIEDAVGDPEARYSLGSVLNHVLLHQTIIGLEAQKQLEKLGVYPDVVMGCAGGGSNFAGLCLPFVRDKIHGKNVTIVAAEPTSCPTLTKGPFRYDFGDTAMTTPLLAMHTLGHDFVPAPIHAGGLRYHGMAPIVSHLLEEKLIEARAFDQLETFTAGVQWARAEGFIPAPETNHAIAAVVQEALRAKEEGKEKVILFNWSGHGYVDMAAYDAFLSGKLTRYELPEEEIRRALASTEAFPKP; from the coding sequence ATGGAACAGATCAAGGTGTTTTTGGATGAAAGTGAGATGCCTCGGCAATGGTACAACATTCAGGCGGATCTCCCCACACCCCTTCGCCCGCCGTTGCATCCCGCCACGGGACAGCCTATCAAGCCGGAAGATTTGGCACCCGTTTTTCCCATGAACCTCATTGAACAGGAAGTATCCACGGAGCGTTGGATTCCCATTCCGGAACCGGTTCTGGAAAAGTACGCTCTGTGGCGTCCCACGCCTCTGTACCGCGCTCGAGGTTTGGAAAAGGCTTTGGGAACGCCGGCCAAAATCTACTACAAGAACGAAGGAGTGAGCCCGCCCGGTTCCCACAAGCCCAACACGGCTGTGGCCCAAGCCTATTACAACAAAGTTTTTGGTATCAAAAGACTGTCCACGGAAACCGGAGCCGGCCAATGGGGCAGTGCTCTGAGCATGGCATGCCAGATGTTCGGGTTGCAATGCCGTGTGTTCATGGTCAAGGTGAGCTACAATCAGAAACCGTATCGGCGTAGCATGATGGAAACCTGGGGTGCCGAATGCATTCCCAGCCCCAGTGACCGCACTCAAGCCGGGCGAAAAATTTTAGCCCAAAACCCCGATTCTCCAGGAAGCCTCGGCATCGCCATCAGTGAAGCGATCGAAGATGCCGTGGGAGACCCCGAAGCTCGTTACTCTTTGGGCAGCGTGCTGAACCATGTGCTTCTGCATCAGACCATCATTGGTTTGGAGGCCCAAAAGCAACTGGAAAAACTCGGTGTGTATCCCGACGTTGTTATGGGATGCGCCGGCGGCGGCAGCAACTTTGCAGGACTGTGCCTGCCTTTTGTACGGGATAAAATTCACGGCAAGAACGTGACCATCGTGGCCGCCGAACCCACCAGTTGCCCGACCCTCACCAAAGGCCCCTTCCGATACGATTTCGGTGATACCGCCATGACAACCCCCCTTCTGGCCATGCACACGCTGGGACACGATTTTGTGCCGGCTCCAATTCATGCCGGAGGGCTGCGGTATCACGGCATGGCTCCTATCGTGAGCCATCTGTTGGAAGAAAAACTTATTGAAGCGCGAGCCTTTGACCAACTGGAAACCTTCACCGCAGGTGTGCAGTGGGCTCGCGCCGAAGGGTTCATACCGGCTCCGGAAACCAATCATGCCATCGCCGCCGTGGTGCAGGAAGCTTTGCGCGCCAAGGAAGAAGGCAAAGAAAAGGTCATCCTTTTTAACTGGAGCGGCCACGGATACGTGGACATGGCCGCCTACGATGCTTTCCTCTCGGGGAAACTCACGCGCTACGAACTTCCGGAAGAAGAGATTCGGAGAGCTTTGGCATCCACCGAGGCTTTTCCCAAACCGTGA
- a CDS encoding isoprenyl transferase encodes MEGLDPERLPRHVAIIMDGNGRWAKKRWLNRVAGHEAGAESVRAVIETARKIGIPYLTLYAFSKENWQRPQAEIQALWQLFRRFLKSERPRMIENEIRVRHVGDSDGIPEDVYAEFQALIRDTAHFDKLTVNLALNYGGRHEIARAARLFAEDVREGRRQPEEMSPELFGAYLLTADTPDPDLVIRTSGECRVSNFLLWQIAYAELYITDTLWPDFREQEFVAALREYQRRERRFGKTSEQLSEEGCPRTEPCAQADCLV; translated from the coding sequence ATGGAAGGACTCGATCCCGAACGATTGCCTCGGCATGTGGCCATCATCATGGACGGCAACGGCCGATGGGCCAAAAAGAGATGGCTCAACCGAGTGGCGGGCCACGAGGCGGGAGCGGAATCCGTTCGGGCTGTCATTGAAACTGCTCGAAAAATCGGTATTCCCTACCTGACCCTTTATGCCTTTTCCAAGGAAAACTGGCAAAGGCCCCAGGCGGAAATTCAGGCTCTGTGGCAATTATTTCGCCGGTTTCTGAAATCGGAACGACCCCGCATGATTGAAAACGAAATTCGTGTGCGTCATGTGGGCGATTCCGACGGAATTCCCGAAGACGTCTACGCCGAATTTCAGGCCCTCATTCGCGATACGGCCCATTTTGACAAACTTACCGTGAACCTGGCTCTGAACTACGGAGGCCGGCATGAAATCGCTCGAGCTGCGCGCCTTTTTGCCGAGGATGTGCGGGAGGGACGACGCCAACCGGAAGAGATGAGCCCCGAGCTTTTCGGGGCGTATCTTTTGACGGCGGACACACCGGATCCGGATCTGGTTATTCGCACCAGCGGTGAGTGTCGCGTCAGCAACTTTCTTCTCTGGCAGATCGCCTATGCGGAGCTTTACATTACGGACACTTTATGGCCGGATTTTCGAGAACAGGAATTTGTGGCGGCCCTTCGAGAATACCAAAGGCGTGAACGGCGTTTCGGCAAAACAAGTGAACAATTGAGTGAAGAAGGTTGTCCACGGACCGAACCATGTGCCCAAGCCGATTGTCTTGTGTAG
- a CDS encoding citrate synthase — protein MAERTVRTKNIGLRGIAVADTKISYIDGERGVLIYRGYRIEDLAENSTFPETAFLLFYETLPTPEQLAGFENDLRSARDLPPFILESMKQWPKNAHPMDALQASVPLLAMADPDLFDESRQANLRKAVRLTARIPAVVAAWHRIRQGLEVVPPDDTLSHAGNFLWQTFGVKPDEETARVMDICLILHADHTFNASTFACREVVSTRAHMYAGVAAGVGALSGELHGGANARVMEMLQKIVQDNVSDIHGWVRDRLDRKERIMGMGHAVYKTMDPRAKILKRLAFQLGEKTGQRLWPELTEAIEKAAMAELSARGKTEIQPNVDFYSASVYHILGFPGDLMTCIFAASRIAGWCAHIIEEKYGDAQGKPALYRPQAEYIGDYCGKLDCEYIPPEKRQAAASQS, from the coding sequence ATGGCCGAAAGGACTGTGCGCACCAAAAACATCGGGCTGCGCGGCATCGCCGTGGCCGACACCAAGATCAGTTACATCGACGGTGAACGTGGTGTGCTGATCTATCGAGGGTACCGCATCGAAGATCTGGCGGAAAACTCCACCTTTCCCGAAACGGCTTTTTTGCTTTTCTATGAAACCCTGCCTACGCCGGAACAATTGGCCGGGTTTGAAAACGATCTGCGGTCGGCGCGCGATCTTCCCCCCTTCATTCTGGAAAGCATGAAACAATGGCCCAAAAACGCTCATCCCATGGACGCTCTTCAAGCCTCCGTACCTCTCCTGGCCATGGCGGATCCGGATCTCTTTGACGAAAGCCGCCAAGCCAATCTTAGAAAAGCGGTCCGCCTTACGGCACGAATTCCGGCCGTGGTGGCGGCTTGGCACCGTATTCGTCAGGGACTGGAAGTGGTGCCGCCCGATGACACCTTGAGCCACGCAGGCAATTTCCTGTGGCAGACCTTCGGTGTCAAGCCGGATGAGGAAACAGCCCGTGTCATGGACATTTGCCTGATCCTGCATGCCGACCACACGTTTAATGCCTCCACCTTTGCCTGTCGAGAAGTGGTCTCCACACGGGCTCATATGTACGCCGGGGTGGCTGCGGGTGTGGGGGCTCTTTCCGGAGAGTTGCATGGAGGCGCCAATGCTCGAGTTATGGAAATGTTGCAGAAGATCGTCCAAGATAATGTTAGCGACATTCATGGCTGGGTGCGGGATCGCCTGGATCGCAAGGAAAGAATCATGGGCATGGGCCACGCCGTCTACAAGACCATGGATCCTCGAGCCAAAATCCTGAAGCGATTGGCTTTTCAATTGGGAGAAAAAACGGGACAGCGCCTCTGGCCTGAACTCACGGAAGCCATTGAAAAGGCGGCCATGGCGGAATTAAGTGCTCGAGGGAAAACGGAAATTCAGCCCAACGTGGATTTTTACAGTGCCTCCGTCTACCACATCCTGGGCTTTCCTGGGGATCTCATGACATGCATTTTTGCAGCATCACGTATCGCGGGTTGGTGTGCTCACATTATCGAAGAAAAGTACGGGGACGCTCAAGGAAAACCCGCCCTGTACCGGCCTCAGGCCGAATATATAGGCGACTATTGCGGCAAGCTGGATTGCGAATACATACCTCCGGAAAAACGCCAGGCCGCAGCCTCGCAGAGCTAA
- the pyrH gene encoding UMP kinase, translated as MTADAARPIYRRVLLKLSGEALMGDNAYGIDPRLMEEFAQEIVQVHRLGVEMALVIGGGNIFRGVSAASQGMDRATADYVGMLATVMNALALQQALEKQGVATRVQSAIDMKEVAEPFIRRRAIRHLEKGRIVIFAAGTGLPFFTTDTAAALRAVEIGASVLLKATKVDGVYDADPVKVPNARKFDRVTFDEVLQKDLKVMDATAISMARDNNLPVIVFNLRKSGNILKVVTGEPVGTLVEGGSNAQ; from the coding sequence ATGACGGCCGACGCTGCGCGTCCCATTTACCGTCGGGTGCTGCTGAAACTGAGCGGCGAAGCTCTCATGGGTGACAACGCCTACGGCATCGACCCCAGGTTGATGGAAGAATTTGCCCAAGAGATCGTGCAGGTCCATCGGTTGGGAGTGGAAATGGCTTTGGTGATCGGCGGGGGAAACATCTTTCGAGGTGTCTCGGCCGCATCCCAGGGCATGGACCGAGCTACAGCCGACTATGTGGGTATGCTTGCCACCGTGATGAACGCTCTGGCCCTGCAGCAGGCTTTGGAAAAGCAAGGTGTGGCCACGCGGGTGCAGTCGGCTATTGACATGAAGGAAGTGGCGGAACCCTTCATTCGGCGCCGGGCCATTCGCCACCTGGAAAAGGGGCGAATCGTCATTTTTGCGGCGGGCACCGGCCTGCCTTTCTTTACGACGGACACGGCGGCGGCGTTGCGGGCTGTGGAAATCGGAGCCTCGGTGCTTCTCAAGGCCACGAAGGTGGACGGGGTCTACGATGCCGACCCCGTCAAGGTCCCCAACGCCCGCAAATTTGATCGTGTGACCTTTGATGAAGTCCTGCAAAAGGATCTGAAGGTCATGGACGCTACGGCTATTTCCATGGCTCGAGACAACAATCTTCCCGTGATTGTCTTTAACCTGAGAAAGAGCGGCAACATTTTGAAGGTTGTCACAGGGGAGCCCGTGGGAACCCTGGTGGAGGGAGGCTCGAATGCTCAGTGA
- the rpsB gene encoding 30S ribosomal protein S2, which produces MSTISMKQLLEAGVHFGHQTRRWNPKMKPYIFGARNGIYIIDLQRTVKLFRTAYQFVVDVTSAGENVLFVGTKRQAQDTIREEAERCGMFYVNHRWLGGMLTNFKTIKLRIDRLKELDAMFEDGSVNRFPKKEVLKLAREREKLERNLGGIKSMTRLPGAVYVVDPQKERIAVQEANRLGIPVVAIIDTNCDPDVIDYPIPGNDDAIRSIKLITGRIADACVEGRARYEESRQAMGDKDMERLEEVPAGMLLQEEEGGPEVEIINPISAMHDEDDLD; this is translated from the coding sequence ATGTCCACCATTTCTATGAAGCAACTCTTGGAAGCCGGTGTCCATTTCGGGCACCAGACCCGACGTTGGAACCCCAAGATGAAACCTTACATCTTTGGGGCTCGAAACGGCATCTACATTATCGACCTGCAACGTACGGTCAAGCTTTTCCGCACGGCCTACCAATTCGTGGTCGATGTCACTTCGGCGGGCGAAAATGTGCTCTTTGTGGGCACCAAGCGGCAGGCGCAGGACACCATTCGAGAAGAGGCGGAACGCTGTGGCATGTTCTACGTCAATCATCGATGGCTTGGCGGCATGCTCACCAATTTCAAGACCATCAAGTTGAGAATCGACCGCCTCAAAGAATTGGACGCCATGTTTGAGGACGGCAGCGTGAACCGCTTTCCCAAAAAGGAAGTTCTGAAGCTGGCTCGAGAACGTGAAAAACTGGAACGTAACCTGGGTGGTATCAAAAGCATGACTCGGTTACCCGGCGCCGTCTATGTGGTGGATCCTCAAAAAGAACGCATCGCGGTTCAGGAAGCCAATCGTTTGGGGATTCCCGTGGTGGCCATCATTGATACCAACTGTGATCCGGACGTGATCGACTATCCCATTCCGGGAAACGACGATGCCATTCGTTCCATCAAGCTGATCACGGGTCGCATCGCCGATGCGTGTGTGGAGGGTCGAGCCCGTTACGAAGAATCCCGCCAGGCCATGGGTGACAAGGACATGGAACGACTGGAAGAGGTGCCGGCGGGCATGCTGCTTCAGGAAGAAGAAGGCGGTCCGGAAGTGGAAATCATCAATCCCATTTCGGCCATGCACGACGAAGACGATCTCGATTAA
- a CDS encoding putative molybdenum carrier protein: protein MNWQEDAVFEKIISGGQTGVDRGALDAALSLGKPCGGWCPKGRRAEDGRIPDQYPLQEHVSSAYQARTEANVLDSDGTLVFCRGKPTGGTALTIRLASRHKKPCLVVSLDGTTDTEEMIRHIRHWGKTHGIRVLNVAGPRESEKPGIQSAVTAVMRRLLRACP, encoded by the coding sequence ATGAATTGGCAAGAAGACGCTGTTTTTGAAAAAATCATTTCCGGCGGACAAACGGGAGTGGACCGCGGCGCCTTGGACGCGGCCCTTTCTCTCGGGAAACCCTGCGGCGGCTGGTGTCCGAAGGGACGTCGAGCCGAAGACGGGCGCATTCCTGATCAATACCCTCTTCAAGAACACGTATCCAGCGCTTACCAGGCTCGGACGGAAGCCAATGTTTTGGATTCGGACGGGACTCTGGTCTTTTGTCGAGGCAAACCTACCGGAGGCACAGCCTTGACCATTCGCCTTGCCTCTCGCCACAAGAAACCATGCCTTGTGGTGTCCCTGGACGGCACCACCGACACCGAGGAAATGATACGCCACATTCGTCATTGGGGAAAAACCCATGGCATTCGAGTGCTCAATGTAGCCGGCCCGCGTGAAAGCGAAAAACCTGGAATCCAGTCGGCTGTCACCGCCGTCATGCGCAGGTTGTTAAGAGCTTGTCCATGA
- the tsf gene encoding translation elongation factor Ts — protein MEITSSMVRELREKTNAGMMDCKKALQETGGDMEKAVDLLRKKGLAVAMKRAGREATEGAVHAYIHAGGKIGVLVEVNCETDFAARSEDFQTFIKDLAMHIAATNPLGIQREDVPQDVVERERAIFMEQAKESGKPANIVEKMVEGKMRKFYEENVLMEQAFVKDPDKTIADYLNELIAKTGERILIRRFVRYQLGA, from the coding sequence GTGGAAATTACATCCAGTATGGTGCGGGAACTGAGGGAAAAGACCAATGCCGGCATGATGGACTGCAAAAAGGCTCTGCAGGAAACCGGTGGAGATATGGAAAAGGCTGTGGATTTGCTTCGCAAAAAAGGCCTGGCGGTGGCCATGAAACGAGCAGGCCGGGAAGCCACGGAAGGGGCGGTCCATGCCTACATTCATGCCGGAGGCAAAATCGGAGTGCTGGTGGAAGTGAACTGCGAGACGGATTTTGCGGCCCGCAGTGAAGATTTTCAGACCTTTATCAAGGATCTGGCCATGCATATTGCGGCCACGAATCCTCTGGGGATTCAGCGGGAAGATGTGCCTCAGGACGTGGTGGAACGGGAACGGGCCATTTTCATGGAACAGGCAAAGGAATCGGGAAAACCCGCGAACATCGTGGAAAAGATGGTGGAAGGCAAGATGCGCAAGTTCTATGAAGAAAACGTTCTCATGGAACAGGCCTTTGTAAAGGATCCGGACAAGACCATCGCCGATTATCTTAACGAACTTATCGCCAAAACAGGCGAACGGATTTTGATTCGTCGTTTTGTGCGCTACCAGCTAGGGGCCTAA